The following proteins come from a genomic window of Drosophila sulfurigaster albostrigata strain 15112-1811.04 chromosome X, ASM2355843v2, whole genome shotgun sequence:
- the LOC133847729 gene encoding enhancer of yellow 2 transcription factor yields MTVSDTVDQYTIMSGDRSKIKDLLCNRLTECGWRDEVRLLCRNILLDKTGNNSVTVEQLIAEVTPKARTLVPDAVKKELLMKIRTILAENEAENNSN; encoded by the coding sequence ATGACCGTTTCAGACACTGTCGACCAATACACGATCATGTCCGGCGATCGTTCGAAAATTAAAGATTTGCTCTGCAACCGTTTGACCGAGTGCGGATGGCGGGACGAAGTGCGATTATTGTGCCGCAACATACTGCTGGACAAGACGGGGAACAACAGCGTCACTGTGGAACAACTCATAGCCGAGGTGACGCCAAAGGCACGCACCCTTGTGCCCGATGCTGTCAAAAAGGAGCTGCTGATGAAGATACGCACGATACTTGCTGAAAACGAGGCGGAAAACAATTCAAACTAG
- the LOC133848256 gene encoding protein GVQW3-like produces MLYIVRKGKTAAESRRQIIAVLGDNKLSVQTVEQWFRRFRSGNFDIETPTPSGRPVTVDTDKIMEIVDRDRHVTIKAIAEELQLSTETVHRHLKSKN; encoded by the exons ATGCTGTATATCGTTCGAAAG GGAAAAACTGCTGCGGAATCTCGCAGACAGATTATTGCTGTCTTAGGAGATAACAAACTTTCGGTTCAAACCGTCGAACAGTGGTTTAGGCGATTCCGAAGTGGCAATTTTGATATCGAAACACCCACGCCTTCCGGACGACCAGTGACCGTTGATACGGATAAAATCATGGAAATAGTGGATCGAGATCGTCATGTGACTATTAAAGCCATCGCAGAGGAGCTGCAACTAAGCACGGAAACCGTCCATAGGCATTTAAAGtcgaaaaattaa
- the LOC133847035 gene encoding chorion class B protein M3A5 — MKYLCVFIIFAMCLAHCLAAIAEPVAASSPDAEVESVVGEKKTEKRGIYGFGYGHYGHGYGGGYGHGHGHYGGYGFASPYYGGFEYVHHATPYYGGHHASFYPYHHGHYGYY; from the exons ATGAAGTATCTG TGCGTTTTCATCATTTTTGCCATGTGCCTGGCCCATTGCCTGGCTGCCATCGCGGAGCCAGTCGCCGCATCCTCGCCGGACGCTGAAGTCGAATCGGTGGTGGGGGAGAAGAAGACGGAGAAACGTGGCATCTATGGCTTTGGATATGGTCACTATGGACACGGCTATGGCGGCGGCTATGGACACGGACATGGTCATTATGGTGGCTATGGCTTTGCCAGTCCCTATTATGGCGGCTTCGAGTATGTGCATCATGCCACACCCTACTATGGTGGCCATCATGCTAGTTTCTATCCTTATCATCATGGTCATTATGGTTACTATTAA
- the LOC133847731 gene encoding uncharacterized protein LOC133847731 produces the protein MQKKPLNANTLLDKLHRGAVYACIGVTLYGTYMLGMRYYHYYTVIRPEKQQAELKLLDEGAHDKAKELKY, from the coding sequence ATGCAGAAGAAGCCGCTGAATGCGAATACGCTGCTGGATAAGCTGCATCGCGGCGCCGTTTACGCCTGCATCGGCGTCACATTATATGGCACATATATGCTCGGCATGCGTTATTATCATTACTACACTGTGATCCGGCCGGAAAAGCAGCAGGCGGAGCTGAAGCTGCTGGACGAGGGAGCGCACGACAAGGCCAAGGAGCTGAAATATTGA
- the LOC133847728 gene encoding transcription factor grauzone-like, with product MICRLCLCDLDNSVSISIYSDAEHGLPKLIAKYLQLELSVNDNISSRLCTPCWRYLTEFEQFCIMVAEQQQMLLLKTEPEPPPEPAVVVWNTEATPGVGDSKLSLSFDNDVKDHILCEPEIDVNDQVAKQLNSDDDDEDDEDEDAGYTDYAMEGDAFADEEEFEPVAPTTATPKQRKGKTRHTAAAAKEVRSTVVASLRESRARSRELRRNAAAAVTQTEPDPVPVPAPKAATVTALPVATKRGRPKGAVKGAPPKVKRPKMDGEKLIAKRSSIKEMDDYIAANVKLDCCLCAAPLQNFIELKRHFRAAHKCTGYMECCNNRYKKRTLYVDHLHYHKDPQYFSCKPCRKSFLNRNSQDMHMLRFHSDQQQLVHQCGICEARFAKKFLLTMHIKGHKGTERTEACDTCSKTFRTKLELTAHVKRMHTSDFTLIICDICGVNFRSKANFLIHKKALHPDGPVAEVQCNLCSRWLRDERSLRKHLARHDDREGNNKYRCLLCSAEKASRVALSSHMRYHHSAKRHSCTLCGKEFKLPRALAEHMATHTGIDLYSCQFCTRTFKSHANMHNHKKKMHPNEWVRKYSQPSGQVAITGGGGGGAAATMTTTLDAALDSPIPMEEEEEVTQQTASDASGSYHQFISNGGAVCPL from the exons ATGATATGCCGTTTGTGCCTGTGCGATTTGGATAATTCGGTGTCCATTAGCATATACAGCGATGCCGAACACGGACTGCCCAAGTTGATAGCCAAATATCTACAGCTCGAG CTGAGTGTGAATGATAACATATCAAGTCGACTGTGCACACCATGCTGGCGTTATCTCACCGAATTCGAACAATTCTGCATCATGGTGGCGGAGCAGCAACAGATGCTGCTATTAAAAACGGAACCAGAACCGCCGCCTGAACCCGCTGTGGTTGTTTGGAACACCGAGGCGACACCGGGTGTTGGGGACTCCAAGCTATCGCTTAGCTTTGACAACGATGTCAAGGATCACATACTCTGCGAACCCGAAATCGATGTAAACGATCAGGTTGCCAAACAGTTAAAcagcgacgatgacgacgaggatgatgaggatgaggacgCTGGCTATACGGATTATGCGATGGAAGGAGATGCCTTTGCCGATGAGGAGGAGTTTGAGCCTGTGGCTCCAACTACTGCCACGCCCAAACAGCGCAAAGGCAAGACGCGTCATACGGCGGCGGCGGCCAAAGAAGTGCGATCAACTGTTGTTGCCTCGTTGCGTGAATCTCGTGCACGTTCCCGTGAGTTGCGACGCAATGCAGCCGCTGCTGTCACACAGACTGAACCTGATCCTGTGCCTGTACCTGCACCCAAAGCAGCGACTGTTACTGCGTTGCCAGTTGCGACCAAACGTGGACGTCCAAAGGGCGCTGTGAAAGGCGCGCCGCCGAAAGTAAAGCGTCCCAAAATGGATGGCGAGAAGTTGATAGCGAAACGCAGCAGCATCAAGGAGATGGATGACTATATTGCGGCCAATGTGAAGCTCGACTGTTGCCTCTGTGCGGCACCGTTGCAAAACTTTATCGAACTGAAGCGACACTTTCGGGCAGCGCACAAATGCACAGGCTACATGGAATGCTGCAATAATCGCTACAAGAAGCGAACGCTGTATGTGGATCACTTGCATTATCACAAGGATCCGCAGTATTTCAGCTGCAAGCCGTGTCGCAAGAGTTTCCTCAATCGCAACAGCCAGGACATGCATATGCTGCGCTTTCATTCCGATCAGCAGCAGTTGGTGCATCAGTGTGGCATCTGTGAGGCGCGATTCGCCAAAAAGTTTCTCCTAACGATGCACATCAAGGGACACAAGGGCACCGAACGCACCGAGGCATGCGACACCTGCAGCAAGAC CTTCCGCACCAAACTGGAGCTGACGGCGCATGTGAAACGCATGCATACATCGGACTTTACGCTGATCATCTGTGACATTTGCGGCGTCAATTTTCGCTCAAAGGCCAACTTTCTCATCCACAAGAAGGCACTGCATCCGGATGGTCCCGTTGCCGAGGTGCAGTGCAATTTATGCAGCCGCTGGCTGCGAGATGAGCGCAGTCTCCGAAAGCATCTGGCGCGGCACGATGATCGCGAGGGCAACAACAAGTATCGCTGTCTGCTATGCAGTGCCGAGAAGGCATCTCGTGTGGCACTGAGCAGCCACATGCGTTACCATCACTCCGCCAAGCGGCACAGTTGCACACTCTGTGGCAAGGAGTTCAAGTTGCCGCGCGCTCTCGCT GAACACATGGCCACGCACACAGGGATCGATCTGTACTCGTGTCAGTTCTGCACGCGTACCTTCAAGTCCCATGCGAACATGCACAACCACAAGAAGAAGATGCATCCCAACGAATGGGTGCGCAAATACTCTCAGCCCAGTGGCCAGGTGGCAATCACCggtggtggaggaggaggagcagctgCAACGATGACAACGACGTTGGATGCGGCATTGGATTCCCCAATTCCCatggaagaggaggaggaggtgacACAGCAAACTGCATCCGATGCCTCAGGCAGTTATCATCAGTTCATCAGCAATGGTGGCGCCGTCTGTCCACTCTGA